CACAAATAAAAGGTGAACTAAAGCATACGAAATACGAAAAAATGGGGGTTTACTTGCTCcggtgctcgtttgaccttaaaaatcaGTTGTTTTGACCGTCAAGGCCATATGAGTCCATAgttaaggtcttaacggacgccTATGAAATATTTTGGCAAAACTAACATCAAAATTCTGAATCACCAGCAAAATAGGGGTTTACCTTCTTCGAGACTCGTTTGACCTATAAAATGGGCTGTTTTGGCCTTAAGGGAAAACTAGGTCCATAAACGTCCATGAagatttttggcaaaaatgatgttggaattctagatcaccaaaaatccatggactattaGCACACGAAAATAAGCAAAATGGGGGATTTACATGCTCTAATAtccgtttgacctttaaaatgggtcattttggtTGTGTGAGCCAACTTGTCCATAGTTATTGTCTTAACGGACATCCAtgaaaaagttttggaaaaaatGACATTAGAATTCTGGATCGCCAACAATCCATAgactataacacacaaaaatcggtaaaaatggggggtttacttacttcgaggctcgtttgaccttaaaaatgaacaattttAGCAGTCAGGGCCATCTGGGTCCATAACTTAGGTCTTACCGAACGTCTATGaaattttttggaaaacatGACGTCGCAATTTGGGATCaacaaaaaagatggtgaactaTAACACCcgaaaatcagcaaaatagggggtttacctgctctaggcTCGTTTCACCTTGAAATGGGTCGTTTTGGTTATTAGGGCCAACAAGGTCCATAACTAAGATCTTATTGACGTACATGAAAAAGTTTGACAAAAATGACGTCGGAATTCTGGGccaccaaaaatccatggactgtagcacacaaaaattggcaaaatgggggATTTACTTGCTTCGGAattcgtttgaccttgaaaatgagtcgttTTGGCCGTATGGGCCAAATGGATCCATAGCTAAGGTCTTAGCGGACCTTCAAAAAATTTTTTGGCAAATATGACATATGAATTCCAGATcgccaaaaattcatggactatataGCGCACAAAAATCAGCAAAAATGAGGGGTTTGCGTGCTGTggacttgtttgaccttgaaaattgacCGTTTTGGCTGTTGGGGTGAAATGACTCCATAgctaaggtcttgacggatatccatgaaattttttgtaaaaatgacGTCGAAATTTCAGATCacaaaaaatccatggactatatagcacacgaaaattagcAAAAATTGGGTAGGGGGTGTTACCTGCTCCGGGGCTCATTAGACCTTGAAAATAGACCGTTTTGGCCGTATGACCAACTAGGTCCACAACTAATGTCTCAACGGGAGTCTATGAAACATTTCAGCAAAAATGACGTCGTAATTCCGAATCAccaaaaaatccatggactatcacacaaaaattggcaaaatgggggGTACGGTTCCTCTCCTTCCTCTTGAACCTCGAACAAAAAATCGATCTCGCCATCAGCTCGACTAAGGGTTTCGAATCGAAAAAGTAAACTGAACTTTACTTAAGACGAAGTCTCAAATAGGGTGCAAATTGAGGTGAACAGACTAGACCGAACCTCCCTACGTCAAGAGCTTTTACCttctccggggctcgtttgaccttgaaaatgggtcattttgtcCATCAAGGACAACAGACTCCATTagtaaggtcttaatggacctGCATGAAAAGTTTTGGGAAAAATAAAGTCGGAAAACAGAATTACCAAAAAAGATGCTGAACTATAGCACACGAGAATTTACTAAATTGGGGGATTGACATGCTCCGAGACTCgattaaccttgaaaatgggttggttTGGCTGTCAAGACTAACTTGGTCCATAACTAATGTCTTAACGGGAGTCAATGAAACATTTCGGCAAAATGACGTCAaaattctagatcaccaaaaatccattgACTATATCACAGGCtaatcggcaaaatggggggCTTACCTACTCCGAGGCTTGTCTGACCTTGAGAATGGACCATTTCAGCCGCCAGGGCCAACTGGGTCCATAACCGAGGTCTTAAAAGCtgttcataaaataatttggcAAAAATGATGTCAGAATTCTGAATGACCAAAAATCCATGAATtatataacacacgaaaatcgataaaatgagAGGGTTTACCTGCTGCAGGGAATGTTTGACCTTGATAATGGGTCGTTTTGGCGTATGGGTCCATAACTAAGGTATTAACAGACATCCATTACAAAATTCAGAAAAAATGACAACTGAATTCTGGATCGCCAAAAATACatgaactatagcacacaaaaatcgacaAATATAGGGGGTTTACTTGCTCCGGGgatcatttgaccttgaaaatgggtcattttggtcGTCAGGGTGAACTGGGTCCATAACTAAGctcttaacggatgtccatgaaattttttggcaaaaatgacatCAGAATTCCAGATCatcaaaaaagatggtgaactaTATATAATAcacgaaaatcagcaaaatgggAGGTTTACCTGCTCCGAGGCTcatttgatcttgaaaatagGCAGTTTTGTCCATCAAGACCAACTAGATCCAATTCTAAGGTTTTAACGGACGTCCATtaaaaaatttgacaaaatgACGCcggaattttggatcaccaaaaatccatgaacAATAGCACACAAAAAATAGGGAACACATGGGGTTTACCTACCTCGGGaatcgtttgaccttcaaaatgatcATTTTTGGTCGTATGGGCCAACTAGTGCAtaactaaggtcttaatggacatcaatgaaattttttgacaaaaatgacATCTCAATTCCGGATTGCCAAAAATTTATGGACCATAACACAAATCATCAAAAATTGGGGGTTGACCAACAAATTCATTGTTGCAAAGAAAAAGCTTCTGCAACGAGGGTAGCTCAAAGATATATGCAGGAAGGATCCCGTTGAGTAAGTTGTTGCCTAAATTTATGTACACAAGCTCTGAGAGTCCTTCAAAATGAGCTGGAGAGAGTACACCAGTTAGACTATTATACGACAGGTCTAAGTAGGTGAGTTTGTTGGACCGTTGGAAATATGGGATAGAACTAGTGAAGTGGTTCAATGAGAAACCTAAGTAAACAAGATTTGTAAGGTTCTCCATTGTGGATGGTATTGGTCCACTGAGATTGCAATTGGAGAGCTCTAACTTGGACAAGTTCTGAAGGTTGGAAATGGACTCTGGCAATAAACCAGAAAACTTGGTGTTGCTTAGTGATATCGTCCTCAAAGATCCGTTTTTAGGAAAGTTTGGGATTCTGCCACTAAGCATCTTATTGTTTGACAAATCCAACATCTCTAGAGATTGTACTCGAAAGATTATTTCAGGAAATGCTCCGCGTAGATTACAGGAGCTGAGGGACAAGCTAGTCAAGTTGGAGAATTTGGCAAAATATTGAGGAACTGTGGTAGACAGACTGTTCTGGTCTAGATAGATGACTGAAAGAAATCGAAGGTTGGAAAGTGAATCATCAATAGGGCCTGAAACTTGACAACCACGCAAGCTCAAGACCGTCAAGTTAGGCAAATATGATGATAAAGACTGACACCACTCGTTCCTCTGAGCTGAAATGTCAACACCATCAAGGTAAAGCTCTCTAAGTTCTGTTAAGTTCTTAATGAAATCAAGACTCTCAAATTTAAGTGGCTGGAATAGAGTTGAGAGATCAAGAATAACTAACCTTGTTAATCTAGACAACATCATAGGACTTTGCCCGAAAAAACCAGCATTTGATAAATTCAGGTACTTCAAGTTGACTAAATTGTATATACCAACTGGTATACCAACGTCGAACCTGTTGTAAGCCAAATTTAGCTTTTCAAGATACTCGAAACTTAAAAGAGCACTTAAATCCTCAACTCCACAAGAAATCAACTCATTATCTAGTTCCAAGGCTATCACATGACCATAGAGATCACATTTCACCCCATCCCACTTACAACATTCACTTGTGTTGTCGTTCCAACGCGCCAACTTGGTTGACAAACTAGAATCATATTGTAGGCTGCTTTTCAACTGCAGCAACAATGACTTTTGATCATCAAGACATTTAGAGGAAACAAAGAAAATCTCATTTCCTGATAAGATTTGAAACAAAAGAATCAAGAGAAGACATAGAAAGTGTAGGGTTCTCATTttcatttatacaaattttgttaAGCTGATGACTCAACAAGTGAAGTTAGAAAGAACTTATAAAAGGAGAAGAAGCagagaaaatatcaaaagaaactATTTAACATGTCTAGTGTTAGTCTTTTTTGGTTCATTCGGTGGAAGACTTTGAAGTTTTTCACCAAATATTTATTCAATGTGGAAAAAGTTTACCAAGGCCATGATTTCTTGCATTTTAGTTGGTTAagactttgaattttttttactaaatatagTTATCAATGTGGGAAATGTTTATCAAGGCCACGATTTATTGCATTTTAGTGGAGTCTATGTatgtaattttattgttttagttgACTCATCTGCGCCGCTAGGGGTGTTCATAGTTTTGGtaaaaaccaattcaaattAGTGGATCTAAATTCAAGTTAATAGGATCAACATGAGCTTCCAATACGATatgattgaattaaaaaaagaaggccTAATATAACTCTCGGTTCGAGTATCAAGGGTGGAACCATGATTACAAGTTCGGTTGAACTCGACTACTTCGACTCTAAATTTGTAGGAATAAATTTAGAATTCAGTAacttaaaagaattaaaattccaaacctataaattttaatttcgaGCTTCTACGAGGTTagaattatgatatattttgattGGAATGTATAAATTGCTGAAGAGATTGATTAGATTTCTCCTCTCACCACTAAAGGAATACTATGTTCTTCTTAATTCACCACCAAAtagttttcagttttttttgtttttttttactaatagcgagtttaaaattttaaaaattatttttaaattttgtgatcttaaattttaaatgtacacaatatcatatcatatattattaaaagagGAAAGCCtcaagttgaattaccattttatccctatactaaattaaaatattataaaatatctaattagttaaatattaaatatgcttaaattgctaattaagttgattcacttattgttaaaataaagtAGGAGAATGAATAGttgcaaaaataattaattataaagttattacGAAAAGGTATTCGAGAAACTTTTCATTTCTCTATCTGATCAGTTTTAGGTGTAATTTTGTCATAATGTGTATCAATACCACACCTCCGTTATCTCTTCATTAATATTCACACCTTCATAATCTTTCCACACTCTCGAGAAGTTGATGGCATAATTATGAGACTTTTGATTTTACTCAATGATGTCCTATAAATTGCGGTATTTGGCACAAAAATCTATACACTTTAAAGATATTTAGGTACAGTTTggaagaaatttaaaaaaatgtctatatttctattgtttttatcctttagtatatatttaaatCACTTTTAGCTTCCATTCATAACACTGATTACTAATTCTCCTTATCTTCATTTGTTGTTTATAGAAACGAAATGTGTACAAATTGTTAGATCTTCTAATGGAGTTTACAACGAGAGAAGGGATGTTCAAGTCTTCCCGAAGgttgaaatcaattttaattttcgTATTATATTCATGCtttagataaattattttttttatgtataattactcttattttaaaaaattcattgttatcatattaaatatcatattttttcctGTTGTTTTTAACATATCAAGAGATCAAAAGAGAATTAGTAAGAAATTGCAATCGAAATTTGTAATTGAAGATGTTTTGATCTAATATAAATACTCAACAGTTAACATAATATACCGCTAGGAGTATAAATCACATCTAATCAACCGTTTGATGCAAtgctaattaattttgtttagcTTTGGTTGCATGTTATACTATTTTTGGTTtgacaattttcatttttaaagaaaatcattACTTGTAGATTGTACAATGTGTTTTAATTTCTATTTGAGGAATCAATTATTAAATAGGCAATGAGAAAATCGTCTTTCGTGATTTAAATAATAAGCTCGTACTCATGATTAAGAAAGGATTTTTCAAGCGCAATTTGaaattttctattattcttAAATCTCattataaagatttttttaatattttatttgattaaatatagTTCTTACAAAACATAACACGATAATCGTGTTTCAATTTTAACATCTATTAGTAGTTCAATACaaactttataaaatagaaatataattaaaaattaaactaatctaACAATTTCTTAAAATTCATCTTTAACTATGATTTTCCAAATTAACAAATCTGTAACCTGAGATGAGagttttaaataacttttactGCTTTTAAGTGTTGGATCATTatgacatcataaatattgaagGGATGTCACTCATTAacgatttttaattttgtaaagtgAAGAAGGGGGTTAGagtttaaaattatgagaaattaTCTTACATCTGAGTACGAGAAATCACATTTCAAATATCTAACCACTTATAAATTTGCTATAGATAAAGAAGAgtttattcttatatgcacATGTATATGTATCATTCTTTAGTATCAAATTTCTAGCGATCCATCATCATATTGAGAGCCTTCAAAagcaattattattttattacatactaatattataattttgtgaaacacaaaattaaatataataataatcgtaatatatattatattaaatataaatatcataatatttgtTGCATCTATACCACATATTTGTTCTTTAAAAGACAAACAATAGACTCTCTAAACATTGTGCAAGCCTAACTTaacttgttaaatttttttaggtttatatatatgtgtatatatattcaaatagtCAACAGGGACTAACATGAGAcgcacgtgcaacgcacgtgttcaggactagtattattataagtggaaacaaaaaagttgaaagttgaaataCCAAAATAACCCTATATAGTTGAGTTACTACAATAATaccattatattattattattattattattattattattattattattattaaatagtaatttaaGTTTCATAACAGAAAACTTTTTACATACCACTAAGTGCATTTACGAGTATTCTTTTTGCCATTATCATTGAGTTGCAttaacaatttttcttcttaattgcTGAATTTTGAGCACTTAAAATAATTACtgttttagattaaaaaaacttAACATTAGAGCGTATGAAGAGAGAGGTTAGAGCATATGGAGAGATTCatacaatatcaatatttaattgaaGAGAATACATGGTTAGATGtcacaatttattatttttcactttttaatgattttaattgcttaACTTTTTAGCTTCTACAATTAAATACATTcattcacaacctttcatatacacaatttctctctttataagttaatagaaaatattagtctattacactttatatttttcaCATCTTATAGTTCTTATGTAATCTTTTATTCAttggtcattttttttcttattgatatATTGCTTTGTTTAATTAANTCTTTCATTTTGTATGGAAATATAGTGTTAGATATTTGACAATCTTGACAAATCATATAATTGAGTAGTaatcttttttttaaccaaTAAATATAGTGTATTCCacatgattaaaataaaaagtttttatcaatacaatcagaaattcttcaaattctattgATCTTTGCAAGTTGTAACCTTAGTTGAATCTTTTACcagaaacatcatttttatcctttaaatattgtataatgcatcaattattctaaaataattatatcatttgaAGTGTTTGGTATTAAATAACATGAGATACACGTGCAACGTACGTGTTCGAGAACTAGtactaaaatatatttgatcTCCAATAATAGTTAAAGTTATAGAGCATATATTTAATTGTAATTTGTTGAAAGTTTTCCATGGAAATcgattattaattaattcaatacaaACATTATCTTAGCTATATGACCATCTTCAAAGGAGATTGATCAATAAAAATATCAGAGAAGTCTATTGTATTATTCTCATAGTGTGCACAATGCCCTGTATGCAAATTCAGTCTTAATGAATATACTGAAAGAAGGCAAATGATAAACTAGAAATAACTAGTAGAACAAACTTGTATTCACAAGGGAATAGATCACATAGAGCTTGAAAGTTTAAAACCTACCTTAGACAACATAACAGTAACCaggtaaaaaaaaagtgaactaAAACAACTATAATATACAATACAACCTCATTGCTTGAGTCATGGACCACTAAGTTTACAGTGTGAACCCAGTATAGTACACAAAACACGCCTAGGAACTAAGGCTGCTTGTACATACCCTTCTAATGATATTAGATGAACACAGCTAAGCATCAATTCATTCATCTGCGTCGTACATGAGCTTTGCTATCACTCTGTATCCTATCCGCATACATTGGCAGTCGAATGATCTCATAAATCTCATTCAACAACACTTCTTCAGTGATGTTGTCGGTAATACTTCTCATCACCTGAATTTTTGTACATGAACCATAATTAGAGTCTAATAGGTACCATAATCTATCTAAAAGATGAGGAAATATGGAAAAGGTTCTATGAACCACAAGTCTACATATCAACAAGCAACTGCATTAGTTTAGTATGCGTCATTATAGGAACACCTTTCTGTACGTATTGTAGTCATTCGGAGTTCCTTTGTCGACTCTGGTCCTCATCCATATCCATTTTTGGTTATCAGTGTCAAAAGAGCACTCTATTATTTTACCGGAGTAAGCTGATGGATCAGAACCATCTGAAACATGAAAGGACCCAACATTTCAGGATATGCACCAAAGGCCAATAACCAAGAGAAGCgggagaaaaacaaaaacaacacaaaagTTCACGGGACACAAATAAAGCACAAGAGAACTGCTTAGATATGCAACACTATAGGACAACAGATTAGACATTTGCCTGTATGTCACTAAACCACATAGAGCACATGACACTTCTTTTTCTCCCCCACTCTATCTCCAACCTGAAAGCCTCTAATCCATCTGTTTTGGGTTGCAATCCCCATCATACTATCAAAGCTTTCCATTACCAAAATGAATAAGAAAGGGGAGAGAGAATCACCCTGTCTCAGCCCTCCTCCTGATTCAAAAAAGCCCATGGGTTCCCCATTCACAAGGACAGAAAACTTAGACTGTTCTTATACATACCTCAATCCACTTCATCCATTTGCTACCAATCCCTTTTGTCTGAGAGTATTCAGAAGGAAAGACCAATTCCCATTGTGACAATCCAAATAATCCAAACTTACACGTCTGACCTTTATTTAACCTTAGCAACTGATCCAATTTCAAGTTGTGGAAAATCCAAATTCAATTTACTAAGCGTTAACAGAGCAGAAAATAAAAGCAAGAATAtgtatctttttcttttctttttggcaAAGAAGAATATGAATCTTGAACTTACATGAGAGTATCAGTTGTGAAATAGCAGCACTGCCTTAAGCTTTTTTAAAGTCACAAGAAGTATCTGTGGAATTTTTATCCATAATCTTACTACTCCCTCAGTAGTAGTcagttcatttttacttgtccctggtaaaaatagattttcctttttacttGTCGCAAATCAAGaggatttattatttttcttcaaagaCTACCCTTATCATAAGTAACTACATAAAGCACTACTAGTCACACTTATATTTCCAAAGCATAATTAAATATGCTAATTTAGTAAAATAGACCCCAAAGGTGTTAAGTCAACATGCGCCAAGTAAAAAGGAACGGAGGGACTACTACTTAGCACCTCACAAACACCGAAAAGGAATCTTGACAGTTTCAAGGGAGTGTGAAATAGCATCCTTAACTTTTTAAATCATTCTCGAATGAAGTTTAATAACTCCATCAAATAATAGCACTGCATCCAATTCCCccacaataaaattttattaagaaaaaacatCCACCCGGCTCAGTAAGTATACAAGACAGCAATAAAATCTTAACGAGTTCACAGttccaaaaagataaaattaatgaGTGTGGACTGTGGATGATATTAGTCTCTTATATTCCCAACTAAACCCCAATTAAGGGAAACAATCCTTCATGACACCTCAAGTATATAACTGATATAACTGGGGATTTCTGACCTGGGAAAACAACTCTACTCCCCTCCATTAGTTTCTTCTTCCCTCGTTCATGTAGATAAAGCAATTCACGATCATCAACCACCTGCCATATTATCAGAGAAATCACACTTGATTCCAATAGGAGAGCATGAAACATGATCCACTTCACAAAGGCTATTCTGTGACAGCGAGACTAGAACTAAGAACCACTACCTGCTTTAATATTATGATACGTGTGTGATCATCTCGCCTAATAGCTAAAGTGGTTCATTTTATTAACTATCTCAACACACTTATAGCATGGAAAAATGATATTGACAGGTAAGGTGTAGGCGCATAATGACAGCAAGAAACCAAAAGTACAAGGAGGAAACAGCAACAGCTCTATTCACTAGGATAGCAGAATACAACCTCAAAGAGAAAGTCGACCGAGTTCATTTCAGGATATTTCCACTTCAAGAGACCCTCATGCGTACGAGGAACATAAGGATCATCCCAACCctaacaaagaaagaaaacagTGGCTTAGTATCCAGAACCTAAATTCATCTGTATGATTATGCATTTCCATCACTGTTAGCcataaacatgtcatttgcaaTAACATGCAAGAGGCTGTGCTACTGTTAGCcataaacatgtcatttgcaaTAACATGCAAGAGGCTGTGCTACTAACTCTACTTCTCTGCAACATAACAGTAAACATAGATAAAGGTTCGAAACCACTTCCACAGTGAATTTTTCAACATAGCAATCAAAACATACATGCCATATAATTTGGAAACATCTTAAGTGATGTAAGAAATTAACTCCTCAGGAGCAAGTCCAATACAACACTAGAAGAAGAAGCAATTCAGTATAGGTACTCTTTAGCACCTGAAAAATAAGACCATCAGCTTCATGTGAAAGCTTTGGGATAAATTCTTTGAGAAGTTTCGTGACAGTAGAGAGCAGAAAAAAATCCTTCCTCCTCACCTGATAAACATTGATAGATCAGCAGCACTTACGTAGAACAAATAATACTAGAAAATAACTATAAATAATCTTATgacaatatatttcattttgacGAAACATACCCTGAAAGGCTCCAACTCATATCTATAATAAGGGTTTCTACTCTGGTATATATGTTGACGTTCATAATTCCTTGGACCAATCACTTCTTTGTCGATCATTCTCCACCGTTCATAAAAGGGTCGCTGAAATTATAGAACAGAGAATGAGCAATAACAATGTACAGATAATATACGAAGAGAGACCCCCAAGCGTATAGctaacataattttttcaagaaGAAAAGGGAAGTGGTTTCATATCGAAGAATCCAACCTCAATGACAGACAATTGGTTCAAAGCAATCATATCATAAATTAGGTATCTCCTTTCCTGCTTCTGTGTGTCAGGCAAAGTATCAATTACCATCTCTCCATCAAGTAAGGTGAAGTGGTGGGTCTTTTCGGCTAAACCCTGGGAGAAGATATGAGAATTTCATATGATAAATCATATGTACAGATAATTTCCAACAGTGAGAcataaaagggaaaagaaaagatcAGAATATCCTAATAGCAAACTGGATATTAGAATACTTCATTAGTGTGTCTGCAAGGAAATCTCATCTGAACCCTCCGAAAGTTGAAATGCCTATCAATTAAGAAACA
The nucleotide sequence above comes from Solanum pennellii chromosome 9, SPENNV200. Encoded proteins:
- the LOC107029935 gene encoding probable LRR receptor-like serine/threonine-protein kinase At4g36180: MKMRTLHFLCLLLILLFQILSGNEIFFVSSKCLDDQKSLLLQLKSSLQYDSSLSTKLARWNDNTSECCKWDGVKCDLYGHVIALELDNELISCGVEDLSALLSFEYLEKLNLAYNRFDVGIPVGIYNLVNLKYLNLSNAGFFGQSPMMLSRLTRLVILDLSTLFQPLKFESLDFIKNLTELRELYLDGVDISAQRNEWCQSLSSYLPNLTVLSLRGCQVSGPIDDSLSNLRFLSVIYLDQNSLSTTVPQYFAKFSNLTSLSLSSCNLRGAFPEIIFRVQSLEMLDLSNNKMLSGRIPNFPKNGSLRTISLSNTKFSGLLPESISNLQNLSKLELSNCNLSGPIPSTMENLTNLVYLGFSLNHFTSSIPYFQRSNKLTYLDLSYNSLTGVLSPAHFEGLSELVYINLGNNLLNGILPAYIFELPSLQKLFLCNNEFVGQPPIFDDLCYGP